Proteins from a single region of Fusobacterium gonidiaformans ATCC 25563:
- the tuf gene encoding elongation factor Tu — translation MAKEKYERSKPHVNIGTIGHVDHGKTTTTAAISKVLSDLGLAQKVDFDKIDVAPEERERGITINTAHIEYETETRHYAHVDCPGHADYVKNMITGAAQMDGAILVVSAADGPMPQTREHILLSRQVGVPYIVVYLNKADMVEDEELLELVEMEVRELLSEYGFPGDEIPIITGSSLGALNGEQKWIDQIMALMKAVDEYIPTPERAVDQPFLMPIEDVFTITGRGTVVTGRVERGVVKVGEEVEIVGIKATTKTTCTGVEMFRKLLDQGQAGDNIGALLRGTKKEDVERGQVLAKPGTIHPHTNFSGEVYVLTKEEGGRHTPFFSGYRPQFYFRTTDITGAVTLPEGVEMVMPGDNITMTVELIHPIAMETGLRFAIREGGRTVASGVVSEITK, via the coding sequence ATGGCAAAAGAAAAATATGAAAGAAGTAAACCGCATGTAAACATCGGAACAATTGGGCACGTTGACCATGGAAAGACAACAACAACAGCAGCAATTTCCAAGGTGTTATCTGACTTAGGATTGGCACAAAAAGTAGATTTTGACAAAATTGACGTAGCTCCAGAAGAAAGAGAAAGAGGAATTACAATCAATACAGCTCATATCGAATATGAAACAGAAACAAGACACTATGCACACGTAGACTGTCCAGGGCACGCGGATTATGTAAAGAACATGATTACAGGAGCAGCTCAAATGGATGGAGCTATCTTAGTTGTATCAGCAGCGGATGGACCAATGCCACAAACAAGAGAACACATCTTATTATCAAGACAAGTAGGAGTACCATATATCGTAGTATATTTGAATAAAGCAGATATGGTAGAAGATGAAGAATTATTAGAATTAGTAGAAATGGAAGTAAGAGAATTACTATCTGAATATGGATTCCCAGGAGATGAAATTCCAATCATAACAGGATCATCCTTAGGAGCATTAAATGGAGAACAAAAATGGATAGATCAAATCATGGCATTGATGAAAGCCGTAGATGAATATATTCCAACACCGGAAAGAGCAGTAGATCAACCATTCTTGATGCCAATCGAAGACGTATTTACAATTACAGGAAGAGGAACTGTAGTAACAGGAAGAGTTGAAAGAGGAGTTGTAAAAGTTGGAGAAGAAGTTGAAATCGTAGGAATCAAAGCGACAACAAAGACAACTTGTACCGGAGTAGAAATGTTCCGAAAATTATTGGATCAAGGACAAGCAGGAGATAACATCGGAGCTTTATTGAGAGGAACCAAGAAAGAAGATGTAGAAAGAGGACAAGTATTGGCAAAACCAGGAACAATTCATCCTCATACAAACTTCAGTGGAGAAGTATATGTATTGACAAAAGAAGAAGGAGGAAGACATACTCCATTCTTCTCAGGATACAGACCACAATTTTACTTTAGAACCACAGATATTACAGGAGCAGTAACATTACCAGAAGGAGTAGAAATGGTAATGCCGGGAGATAATATCACAATGACAGTAGAATTGATTCACCCAATTGCAATGGAAACAGGATTACGATTTGCAATTCGAGAAGGTGGAAGAACAGTAGCATCAGGAGTTGTATCAGAAATTACAAAATAG
- a CDS encoding radical SAM protein, with amino-acid sequence MARYVFGPVPSRRLGISLGMDIVIPKTCNLNCVFCECGPTKDWTIERQHFISYEDFIQELELALKEVTPDYVTFSGSGEPTLSLDLGKIIRYIKKEHPSIKIAVITNSLLLHREEVLEEIQEADLIMPSLHTVRQEIFEKIVRVYPNYRIETVLEGLQKLCSSFHGDIDLELFLIEGLNTSFSDLKAYATFVKTLSYRKLQLNSLDRPGTESWVKPVPYHKLLEIKEYLEQEGLSGVEIIGKFNTNQKITEDESRIKAMKERRKYTEEEIKSLYK; translated from the coding sequence ATGGCGAGATATGTATTTGGTCCGGTTCCTTCAAGAAGATTAGGAATTTCTTTGGGTATGGATATCGTAATTCCTAAAACTTGTAATTTGAATTGTGTCTTTTGTGAGTGTGGTCCCACAAAAGATTGGACAATAGAGAGGCAACATTTTATCTCTTATGAAGATTTTATTCAAGAATTGGAGTTAGCCTTGAAAGAAGTGACTCCTGATTATGTAACTTTTTCCGGAAGTGGAGAACCGACTTTAAGTTTAGATTTAGGAAAAATTATTCGTTATATTAAGAAAGAACATCCTAGCATTAAGATAGCTGTTATTACGAATTCTTTATTACTTCATAGAGAAGAGGTGTTAGAAGAAATACAAGAGGCAGATTTGATTATGCCAAGTTTGCATACTGTAAGGCAAGAAATCTTTGAAAAGATAGTGAGAGTTTATCCTAATTATCGAATAGAAACAGTACTAGAGGGGCTTCAAAAACTTTGTTCTTCTTTTCATGGAGATATTGATTTGGAATTATTTTTGATTGAGGGACTTAATACGTCTTTTTCGGATTTAAAAGCATATGCAACTTTTGTAAAAACTTTATCCTATCGCAAACTTCAATTAAATTCTTTAGACAGACCGGGGACAGAATCTTGGGTGAAACCAGTACCTTATCATAAACTATTGGAGATAAAAGAGTATCTAGAACAAGAAGGACTTTCCGGAGTGGAAATCATAGGGAAATTTAATACCAATCAGAAAATAACAGAGGATGAAAGTCGAATCAAAGCGATGAAAGAAAGAAGAAAGTATACAGAAGAGGAAATAAAAAGTCTATATAAATAA
- the gpmA gene encoding 2,3-diphosphoglycerate-dependent phosphoglycerate mutase, with translation MKLVLVRHGQSEWNLQNRFTGWADVDLSETGIREAKEAGRELLAQKIDFDLCFTSYQKRAIKTLQYILEELDALYLPIIKTWKLNERHYGALQGLNKSETAKKFGEEQVHIWRRSFDIQPPAMEKEDERSPRYDKRYRDLKEEEIPLSESLKDTIVRVLPYWNEVIAPEIKKGKNILIAAHGNSLRALVKHLLKISDEKIMELNLPTGKPLIFEITEELEILEAPKLF, from the coding sequence ATGAAGCTAGTATTAGTAAGACATGGTCAAAGCGAGTGGAATTTACAGAATCGTTTTACAGGATGGGCAGATGTCGATTTATCAGAAACTGGAATTCGGGAAGCGAAAGAAGCAGGGAGAGAACTATTAGCACAGAAAATAGATTTCGACCTTTGTTTTACTTCTTATCAAAAGAGAGCAATTAAAACTTTACAGTATATTTTAGAAGAGTTGGATGCTTTGTATCTTCCGATCATAAAAACTTGGAAATTAAATGAGAGACATTATGGTGCTTTGCAAGGTTTAAATAAATCAGAAACTGCAAAAAAGTTTGGAGAAGAACAGGTACATATTTGGAGAAGAAGTTTTGATATTCAACCTCCTGCAATGGAGAAAGAAGATGAGAGGTCTCCGAGATATGACAAACGCTATCGAGATTTAAAAGAAGAAGAAATTCCTTTGTCTGAGAGTTTAAAAGATACCATTGTAAGGGTTCTTCCTTATTGGAATGAAGTCATCGCTCCAGAAATAAAGAAGGGGAAGAATATTCTGATTGCTGCTCATGGCAATAGTTTACGAGCTTTGGTGAAGCACTTGTTAAAAATTAGTGATGAAAAGATTATGGAACTAAATTTACCGACAGGAAAACCTTTGATTTTTGAAATAACAGAAGAGTTAGAAATTTTGGAAGCACCTAAGTTATTTTAG